One Cololabis saira isolate AMF1-May2022 chromosome 18, fColSai1.1, whole genome shotgun sequence genomic region harbors:
- the snw1 gene encoding SNW domain-containing protein 1, which translates to MSLTSFLPAPTQLSQDQLEAEERLRAQRSYSTALVSSRRDPPPYTGRKSWVPRTLEDFGDGGAFPEIHVAQFPLEMGRKKKTSNALAVQVDAEGKVKYDAIARQGQGKEKVIFSKYTDLLPKEVLNNEAKELQKPDEEAVQELTEKTRAALEKQVSQKIAAAMPVRAADKQAPAQYIRYTPSQQGVAFNSGAKQRVIRMVEMQKDPMEPPRFKINKKIPRGPPSPPAPVMHSPSRKMTVKEQQEWKIPPCISNWKNAKGYTIPLDKRLAADGRGLQTVHINENFAKLAEALYIADRKAREAVEMRAQVEKKMAQKEKEKKEEKLRELAAMARDQRAGIKSHGDKGGEDSEARERDVIRHDRRKERQHDRNISRAAPDKRSKLQRDQDRDISELIALGKPNPRSTSDAQYDQRLFNQSKGMDSGFAGGEDESYNVYDQPFRGGRDMASNIYRPSKNIDKDTYSDDFDSLMRNNRFAPDKEFSGADHGQRREGPVQFEEDPFGLDKFLEQAKQHGGSKRPSTSNRSKDDYHDKKRRKE; encoded by the exons ATGTCTCTGACGAG CTTCTTGCCGGCGCCCACGCAGCTGTCCCAGGACCAGCTGGAGGCGGAGGAGAGGCTGCGGGCACAGAGGTCCTACTCCACCGCCCTGGTCTCGTCCCGGAGAGATCCTCCTCCTTACACCggcaggaagagctgggtgcCGCGGACCCTCGAG GACTTTGGAGATGGAGGAGCTTTCCCAGAGATCCATGTGGCCCAGTTCCCCCTGGAGAtgggcaggaagaagaagacgTCCAATGCCTTGGCAGTGCAAGTGGATGCAGAGGGAAAGGTCAAATATGATGCCATCGCCAGACAAGGACAGGGAAAGGAAAAG GTGATATTCAGTAAGTACACAGACCTTCTTCCAAAGGAAGTTCTTAATAATGAGGCTAAAGAACTACAGAAGCCTGACGAAGAGGCTGTTCAAGAG CTGACAGAGAAGACCCGTGCCGCCCTGGAAAAGCAGGTGTCTCAAAAGATTGCTGCTGCCATGCCCGTAAGAGCTGCAGACAAACAAGCTCCGGCACAATACATCAG GTATACGCCCTCCCAGCAGGGTGTGGCTTTTAATTCAGGTGCCAAACAGAGGGTGATCCGTATGGTGGAGATGCAGAAAGACCCCATGGAGCCTCCTCGTTTTAA AATCAACAAAAAGATCCCCCGAGGACCTCCGTCGCCCCCCGCGCCTGTCATGCATTCTCCAAGCAGAAAG ATGACAGTCAAGGAGCAGCAGGAGTGGAAGATTCCTCCCTGCATCTCCAACTGGAAGAACGCTAAG GGCTACACCATCCCTCTTGACAAGCGTCTGGCTGCTGATGGAAGGGGTCTGCAAACGGTTCACATTAATGAAAACTTCGCCAAGCTGGCCGAGGCCCTTTATATAGCAGATAGAAAG GCCAGGGAAGCAGTGGAGATGCGAGCTCAAGTAGAGAAGAAGATGGCtcagaaggagaaggagaagaaagaggagaaaCTGAGGGAGCTGGCCGCGATGGCTCGAGACCAGAGGGCGGGGATCAAAAGCCACGGTGACAAGG GTGGCGAGGACAGCGAGGCCAGGGAGCGTGACGTGATCCGCCATgacagaaggaaagagagacagCACGACAGGAACATTTCCAGAGCGGCTCCTGATAAGAG GTCGAAGCTACAGAGAGATCAGGACAGAGACATCAGTGAGCTCATTGCTCTGGGCAAACCCAACCCGCGTTCCACGAGCGACGCTCAGTACGACCAGCGCCTCTTCAACCAGAGCAAA GGTATGGATAGCGGTTTTGCTGGAGGTGAAGATGAATCATACAACGTGTACGACCAGCCGTTCCGCGGCGGCAGAGACATGGCCTCCAACATCTACCGGCCCAGCAAGAACATAGACAAAGACACGTACTCGGACGACTTCGACTCACTCATGCGGAACAACAG ATTTGCCCCAGACAAGGAGTTCTCCGGCGCCGACCACGGCCAGAGGCGGGAAGGCCCCGTCCAGTTTGAGGAAGATCCCTTCGGTCTTGACAAGTTCTTGGAGCAGGCCAAGCAGCACGGCGGCTCCAAGAGGCCGTCCACCAGCAACCGCTCAAAGGACGACTACCACGACAAGAAACGCAGGAAGGAGTGA